The Parabacteroides sp. FAFU027 genome includes the window TGTCCCAACTCTCCGGCAAATCCATCGTGACCATAAAGAACATTGCCGCCGATCACGATACCGCTTCCCACGCCTGTTCCCAGTGTGATAATGATAAAGTCTTTCATACCACGTGCAGCTCCATAGGTCATTTCGCCAATAGCAGCAGCATTGGCGTCATTGGTAACCGCTACAGGAAGATTAAATTTGGCTTTTAATAAATCACCGAGGGGAATATTGCCTTTCCAGGGGAGGTTAGGTGCGAGTTCGATTGATGATTTATAGTAGTTTCCGTTAGGAGCACCAATTCCGATTCCTTTGATTTTAGAGAATCCGCCTGCCTTCTCGACTAATGGCAGTACGCCTTCGTACAATGCATTAATGTAGTCGTTGATATCCGGATAGTCAGGAGTTACGATTGATCCTTGTCCTAAGATTTCTCCTTTTGCATCTACAATGCCGAATTTGGTGCCGGTACCGCCCATGTCGATACCGATTACATACGGTTTTTCCATGATAAATATTTTGTTAGTGTTAGAAGTTAGTTAGTCCGGCAAAGTTAACATTTTCTCTATTCCGACTCTAAAAATAGGAGGGTAAATAGTCAGAAAATATTCTCTTTGCCTGAATTTGCACAAATCACACATTTTGTGAAATAGGCATGCCGGAATTTTGTTTCTAATTATCTAAACGATTTATTCTCCAATTACCCCTAAGGTAAGACGATAATTTCTTTTGTTGTTTTAAATTCTACTTCTTGTTTTGACAAAAAGACATGCTAATATTTGGTTGAAATGATATTAAAATGACATTTATACTATAATAATTGGCTGTTTAAATGTTTAAACATGCGCTTTGTGATTTTAGAATGTGTTTTTATTGTGATAAAGTGATTATCTTCGCGCTCGATTTCGGAATTGTCATAATATTACGAATTGCATTATTATTCCAACAAAACTATATTCTTATGAGTGAAAAATCTATCTGGAAGTATAGGCTTCCGTTCTTGATTCTGATTGTTGTCGCATTGGCGTCTTTAATTCCTGTCGAATATGCCAACACTATTGATCCAAAGCATCCGATTGATCATGCTGATACTGCCTGGATTCTGATTGCGTCAGCTTTGGTATTACTGATGACTCCCGGTCTGGCATTCTTCTATGGAGGTATGGTCCGTTATAAAAACCTTGTTTCCACACTATTACAAAGCTTTTTTGCTCTCGGGCTTGTGAGTGTATTGTGGGTGGTGGTAGGTTTTAGCCTTGCTTTTGGTGATAGCTTTCACGGTTTGATTGGTAATCCGTTTACATTTGCCTTCTTCAGGAATGTTGGGATTGCTCCAAATCCGGCTTTTGCTGCGACTATTCCTTTCGCTTTGTTTGCAATGTTTCAGCTTAAATTTGCAATTATCACTCCGGCGCTCTTTACCGGAGGTGTGGCTGAACGCGTTCGCTTTTCATCGCTTATGCTCTTTGTTTGTCTATTCTCTATATTGATTTATGCACCATTGGCTCATTGGACGTGGCATCCTGATGGTTTTTTGCGTAAATGGGGTGTACTTGACTTTGCCGGCGGTACTGTTGTGCATATCTCTGCCGGATTTGCTGCATTGAGTGGCGCGATTTTTTTAGGTAGAAGAAAAGGTAAAATAATGCACAATCAACCGACCAATATCCCTTATATCATGCTTGGTACCGGCCTTTTGTGGTTTGGGTGGTTCGGATTTAATGCAGGATCGGCATTGGCAGCTGACGGATTGGCTACATCAGCCTTTGTGAATACCAATCTTGCATCGGCAACCGCTATGTTGACCTGGATTCTGGCTGACGGAGCATTGGGACACAAACGCTCTGCAGTTGGTGCGGCAGTTGGAGCTGTTGTTGGTCTGGTTGCTATTACTCCGGCTGCCGGATTTGTAACAGTAGGTCAGAGTATTTTTATCGGTTTTATTGCTTCTATGGTGAGTTACGTAGCCGTAAAACTGAAATCAAAAACCAATATCGACGACACGCTTGATGTATTTCCCTGTCACGGTATCGGTGGTATTGTGGGGATGATCCTGACCGGTGTTTTTGCAAAAGGGGTAGGATTGATTTATGGTGACTCTACTGTCTTTGTTCATCACCTGTTGGCGCTTGTAATCGTAAGTATTTTTACTTTTGGCGGTTCATATCTGCTCTATTTGATTACAGATAAAATCTTGCCGATGCGCGTTACTGAGGAGCAGGAGGAAAAAGGTCTCGACCTTACACAACATGGCGAAGAGGCTACTGATATGCGCTCTTATTGATCTGTTTCTAAAATAGATATACATCATCTGAAAAAAGAAAGGCTTCATTCCGGGGATTTGGGATGGAGCCTTTTCTCTTATTTCGTAGTGATTGCGTTAGCTGTAAAGCTTCAATTTGCTTTCAAAAATCTATCTTTATGGTGCGTAAGCACCCNNNNNNNNNNCTATCCAGAAAGATGGCCACAGCAGCATAATCCACCCTATACACCTCCTTTTTTGCTTATTCTGCAACTCTTTGGCCAGACTCCGATAAAAAACAATCTTTCGCAATATTAATGCTAACGCCTGCCTGGTGAGTTCTTAATTGAATGAAATGGGCAAAAATGAAGAGAGGATGCCCTTTTGGGACACCCTCATATATTATTGTGCGATTATGAATTGTATTTCGACATACGAAGCTCGTGAATCTTCTCATCTGTCAGGTACTCTTCAAAATCCATATATTTATCAATAGCACCATCAGGTGTCAGGTCAATCACACGGGAACACACAGACTCGATAAACTCATGGTCATGAGAAGCCATTAGGATTTGTCCCGGATAAGCAATCATATTGTTGTTGAATGCCTGGATAGATTCCATATCCAAGTGGTTCGTCGGGTGGTCAAGAATCAATAGGTTCGGATTCTGAAGCATCATGCGCGAAATCATACAACGCATTTTCTCCCCTCCTGAAAGCACTTGAGCATTTTTCAACAGATCATCACCAGAGAACAGCATACGCCCCAGATAACCACGAAGGAACGACTCACTGGTATCGCTTGAGGATTTGCTCAACCACTCTACCAGGTTTTCCTCTTTCTGGAAAAATTCGGTGTTATCCATTGGCAGATAAGCAGGAGTAATCGTTACACCCCATTCAAATTTACCTGCTGTCGGCTCTAATTCTCCATTGATAATTTTAAAGAAAGTCGTAGTTGCACGGTTATTTTTACCCAGGAATACTACTTTATCTCCTTTTTCAATATTGAACTCTACATTTTTGAACAGGACTTCACCATCTACTTCATATGAAAGACCTTCTACTGTCAGTACACGGTCACCGCAAGGACGTTCCTGCTGGAAGATAATCCCCGGATAACGACGGGTCGACGGTTCAATCTCGTCGATCTTGAGTTTGTCCAACATTTTCTTGCGACTGGTCGTTTGTTTTGACTTCGCCACGTTAGCACTGAATCGCTGGATGAATTCCTGAAGCTCTTTGCGTTTTTCTTCGGCTTTCTTGTTGGCATTTGCCTGTTGACGAGCTGCCAACTGGCTTGATTCGTACCAGAAAGTATAGTTACCCGAGAATGCACGGATTTTACCAAAGTCGATATCCACGATATCGGTACATACATTATCAAGGAAGTGACGGTCGTGAGAAACCACAATCACCGTATTTTCGAAGTTAGCCAGATAGTTTTCCAACCAAAGTACAGTCTCAAGGTCAAGGTCATTGGTAGGCTCATCGAGCAACAGGTTGTCCGGATTTCCGAAAAGAGCCTGAGCCAAAAGCACACGTACCTTTTCTTTACCACTGAGGTCTTTCATCAGCTGGTAGTGCATATCTTCTTTAATCCCCAGACCGCTCAACAGGTTAGCAGCATCGCTCTCAGCTGTCCAGCCCCCCATGTGACCAAATTCATCTTCCAGTTTTGCAGCCAGGTTTCCGTCTTCTTCGGTGAAATCAGCTTTTGAGTATAATTCCTCTTTCTGCTTCATATTATCCCACAACTCTTTGTAACCCATCAGCACAGTATCAAGTACCGTACATTCGTCAAATTCGTAGTGGTTCTGTTTGAGTACCGAAAGGCGTTCGCCTGGTCCCATTGAAATTGTACCTCTTGTAGCATCCAGTTCACCGGAAATCAGTTTTAGGAATGTTGATTTTCCAGCACCGTTTGCGCCGATCACCCCATAACAGTTGCCTGAGGTAAACTTCAGGTCAACATCCTGAAAAAGAGGCTTCTTGCCGAACTGAATAGCTAAATTTGAAACAGTAATCATTAGCGTATATCTTTTCTATATTATTTTGGGCGCAAAGGTACGACTATTCGCCCATTAACTAAAGCAATCTGGGTTAATTATTGATTAATAACCTGACAATGAATCTCATTACATAAAGAGAAAGAACCCATTGAAGAAATAAAGCACACCGGCCACCCCTACCCCAATACTCAGAATCCAGAGAATTTTCTTTTTGATCAACGCTGCTACCGAAGAAAGCAAAATAGCAATCTGCAAGAAAATAACAGCTATACCAAACGCCGAAGAATGTAATTGGCAGTTATCGCGCTCTTTTTCGAATGCTTCTGCCTTTGCCTTGATATCCGCTTTATCGGCATCATACTGTTTCAATTTCTCGTTATAAGTATCTATTTTCTTCTGATATTCAGTTGAGATAGCTTTTGAATTTGGCGAACCAGCCAATAAGTCGCGCTGCAATTCCAGATTATCTTTCTGATTTTCAAAAATGTAACTTTTGATACTTTTTGACTGATAATAAGACCATTGGTTAGCCGCATTGGTTTGGTTCATCAACGCCTTACTCCCATACCCTCCACCTTTAAATGTGGACAAGGTGGCACATACAGCAATCAACACCGTGGACAACGCCAAATAATTAAGCCATTTCTCTTTCTTTTCTTCTGCCATATATTCTGATTTTTAGATTAAATGAATGTAATGCGACGATAATAATTGGTTTGCAAAATTAGAAAATGAAGAGCGATTGACGAAAACATCTGATTCCAAATTATCTTTTTGATATCAATATATTGTGATTAATGACATCTCTATTAATTGGGTATATCTGATAAAGATTGTATATTTGAACCAAATAAAATCCTAAAGAAATGAGTAGTCAGGAATATATCAGTGCAGATGAAGCCAGGGAATTTATTATCAACTACAGGCGATTATTGAAAGCTCTGGAAGGGACAGTTACTTCTCCGGAAATTGATTTAATCAAAACAACAATAAAAGAGGCAATTAATCAGGGATTATACCAGCGTAACGCATACGGTATCCATCCACTGATACGGTTAATTGTGACCGCTAATATACTCAATGAAGAGATTGGGTTGAAGAAAACTTCTATTATCTCCTGGTTCCTCTATGAAGCAGTCGTCAACGGTATATACCAGTTAAATGATTTACAGACGAATTTTGGAGCCGATTCAAGCACTATCATTCGCGGATTATCCAAAATCAACGAACTGTATGCGAAGAATCCCTCGATAGAATCAGAAAATTTCAGCAAACTCTTTATCACCTTCTCTGAAGATGTTCGGGTAGTATTAATCATGCTTGCCGACCGTCTGTTTCTGCTTCGCTCAATCAACCATCATCCCAATGATGATTTCAGGCGTCAGGTAGCGTATGAGGCTTCATACCTCTATGCGCCATTAGCACACCGGCTCGGTCTTTACCGCGTTAAGTCGGAGATGGAAGACCTTTCGCTAAAATATACCAACCGGGAGATTTACACCGAAATTGCAAAGAAGCTGAGTGAAACCAAACGTTCACGTGACACTTATATCTACAATTTCATCGAACCGGTTAAAACCAAACTGGAAGCAGCCGGATTAAAGTTTTCGATAAAGGGACGGACAAAATCGATTCACTCAATCTGGAATAAAATCCGGAAACAGGAAATCGCATTTGAAAAAATATATGACCTTTTCGCCATCCGTATTATCATAGACACTCCTTACGAAAAGGAAAAATCAGATTGCTGGCACGCCTACTCTATCGTTACCGATATGTACCAGCCTAATCCTAAGCGTTTGCGCGACTGGCTCTCCATACCTAAAAGTAATGGTTACGAATCATTACACATCACCGTGATGGGCCCGGAAGGAAAGTGGGTTGAAGTCCAGATCCGTACAGAACGTATGGATGAGATAGCCGAAAAGGGTCTGGCCGCCCACTGGAAATACAAAGGAGTAAAAGGAGAAAGCGGGCTCGATGAATGGCTGAATAACGTACGTGAAGTATTGGAAGCCTCTGATGCCAGCCCGCTCGATGTAATGCAAGAACTAAAACCGGACCTTTACGATAAAGAGATCTTCGTCTTTACCCCTAAAGGCGACCTGCATAAGTTACCGAAAGGTGCTACTATTCTCGATTTTGCTTTCCTGATCCACACGAAACTGGGAAGTAAATGCGTTGGTGCCAAAGTCAATGGTAAGAATGTGACCATCAAGCACAAACTAGCTAGTGGTGATCAGGTGGAAATCCTGACAGCAGCCACACAAGTCCCCAAACAGGACTGGCTCAATATTGTCACAACCTCCAAAGCGCGTATCAAGATCAAACATACGCTCAAGGAAATGGCCTCTAAAGAGGCAGAATACGGCAAAGAGCTTTTGCAACGTCGATTTAAAAACCGCAAAATTGAGATTGATGAGTCAATCCTGATGAAACTGATCAAGAAAAACGGCTTCAAACAGGCAACTGACTTTTTTGCAGATTTAGCTACTGAAAAACTGGACATCAACAAGATACTAGAACAGTACCTGAGCCTCGAGGTGAAAGAGAAAGAACCATCGTCAGAAGGTCGTACTGCTACTGGATTCGTAGCACCGGCTCCAACACCTGAACACACTCATAAAAAGGACGATGAACTTGTTATCGATCAAAATCTGAGAGGAGTTGAATACAAACTGGCTAAATGCTGTAACCCTATATATGGGGACGAAATCTTTGGGTTTATCTCGACACTAGGAGGTATTAAAATCCACCGTACTTCTTGCGCCAATGCTCCGCAGATGATCTCCAGGTTTGGATATCGCATTGTAAAAGCTAAATGGACCGGTAAATCCGATTCTCAATATGCAATCACCTTGCATGTCCTCGGAAATGACGATATCGGCATTGTCACCAACATAACCTCTGTTATTTCAAAAGAGAAAAATGTCATTCTACGCTCAATTTCCATTGATTCTCACGATGGTCTTTTCAGCGGAAATATTACAATATCCATTGGTGACACAGGTCAACTTGAGGCACTAATTAAAAAAATACGCACCATAAAAGGTGTAAAGAAAGTTGAGCGCGGAAGCCAGATATAATCTGACTTCCGCTTTCACAATGTTTTGAACATTGGAAAGTAACCTCAAATCACACAAAAAAGGCTGTCTTCGAATGAAGACAGCCTTTTTCAATTTATAATGTAGCTAAAATTACTCAGCAACAACTTCGAAAGGAATCTCAACGCTAACTTCTTTGTGAAGTTTCAAAGTAGCTTTGAATGAACCCAACTCTTTAACAGCTTCTTTAATGATGATCACTTTACGATCAACTTCGAAACCAAGTTTAGCCAAAGCTTCAGCAATCTGAATGTTGTTTACAGATCCGAATACTTTACCGGTAGAGCTTGCTTTTGCACCGATTGTCAAAGAAACACCATCAAGTTTAGCTGCCAACTCTTGCATATCAGCTTTTATTTTAGCCAATTTGTGAGCACGCTGTCTAAGGTTTTCTTCCAACATTTTGATTGCAGAAGGTGTAGCGATGATCGCTTTTCCCTGAGGAATCAGGTAGTTTCTGCCATATCCGTCTTTAACGGTTACGATATCGTCTTTGTAACCCAGGTTGGTTACGTCTTCTTTTAATATTAATTGCATAGTTGTATTTCCTCCTTCTGATTATTATTTCATCATATCAGTAACATACGGAAGCAACGCCAGGTGACGAGCTCTTTTTACAGCCTGAGCAATTCTTCTTTGGAATTTCAGTGAAGTACCGGTGATACGACGTGGTAAAATTTTACCCTGCTCGTTCAGGAATTTTTTCAAGAACTCAGGATCTTTGTAGTCGATGTAACGAATACCGCTTTTTTTGAAACGGCAATATTTTTTTCTGTTTACGTCAACAGAAGGGGGAGTTAAATATCTGATTTCAGAATTTGCTTGTGCCATGATTGATTCTCCTTACGCTTTAGTTGCTTTAATACTTTTTCTTTTAGCTGCATACTCAGCGGCAAATTTATCCATTTTGAAAGTAAGGAAACGGATAACGCGCTCGTCGCGACGATAGTTAACTTCTAACTTAGCGATAGTGGCCGGAGAAGCTTTAAACTCGATCAATTGGTAAAAACCGGTAGATTTTTTCTGAATTGGATAAGCCAGTTTTTTCAAGCCCCAATTCTCTTCATTCACGATTTCTGCGCCTTCAGCTGCCAGAATACCTTTGAATTTTTCTACCGCTTCCTTCATCTGTACATCAGACAAAACGGGAGTCAAAATGAAAACGGTTTCGTAATGGTTCATTTGTTTATAATTTGGTTTATTAAATTGCGGTGCAAAAGTAGCGATTATTTTCCGTCCGACAAAACAGAATTCAAAATTTCGCAGCATTAAAATGCTCAGCCACTTAATTTTCGGCCTACATTCGTTTTACTTCAATCCTAAAGATATAACGCTATGACATTTTTCCATCAGTGATGGAATATCATCAACTGATAAATCGTCCGTTGAAATTGGCTCATGAATAACCAGTTTCAGATGCATCGGACGCAACGTATGTGCTCCTCTGGGCATAATACGAAAAGGACCATCTATTGAAATCGGCACTATAGGCAGATTCAGATCTGTTGCCAATTGAAATGCGCCTTTTTTAAACCTGCCTATTTTTCCGGTTTGAGTACGGCTTCCTTCCGGGAATACAACAACAGAAAGCCCACCGGAAAGTTGTTTCCGGGCATTTTCAAGACTCTCCTTAATGGATTTGGGATTGCTCCGGTCTACAAAAATATGTCCGGCAGACGCACAGGCTGCGCCAACAAAAGGCAAACTCCGCAACTCCTGCTTCATAATCCATCGAAAGTTATGATTTAAGAATCCATAGATCAGGAAAATATCAAAGGCCCCCTGGTGATTCGCAACAAAGATATACGAGTGTGACTTCATCAGATTATATCTGCCCTCAACTTTTACAGGGCAGAATGCCAGATAACAGGTTATTATAGACCACAAACGAGCCGGGTAAAATCCCCAAAAACGGTTCCCAAACAAGAAAGAACCGATGATAGTCGTTAGCGCCGTAAAAACTGTCACTACGATAAAAACCGGCAAAAAAACAAGCCATTGATACAGAAAGAGAACAATTCGAATCATTTTTGGAAGATATTAAATTCTGGGAAGAATATATTTATCCGGCAAAAATAGAATAAAAAAGCCGCCGCGAAATTCTCACGGCGGCTTTATAATCATTTAATAAACAGAATTAAGACTGTTCGATTTCCGGTGCTATCAATTTGTATCCTTTACCGTGGATATTGATGATTTCAATTTCCGGATCATCTTTCAGGTGTTTACGAAGTTTTGTGATGTAAACATCCATGCTACGAGCATTGAAATAGTTATCATCCACCCAGATAGCTTTCAAAGCAAAATTACGCTCCAGAATTTCATTTGCATGAGCGCATAACAAGCTCAACAAGTCTGATTCTTTCGTAGTAAGTTTGGTTGATTTTGTTCCAATAGAGAGAATTTGTTTCTGGGTATCGAAAGTAAATTTACCGATACGGTAATTTTGAACTTCTTTTCCTTTTTTACCTTTGATACGACGCAGGATAGCTTCGATACGAAGGATCAACTCTTCCATAGAGAAAGGTTTAGTGATATAATCGTCAGCTCCAAGCTTGAAACCTTCAAGAATATCTTCTTTTAATGTTTTTGCTGTAAGGAAAATAATGGGCACTTCACTGTTGGTAGCTCTGATTTCCTGAGCGAGTGTAAATCCATCTTTTTTAGGCATCATGACATCAAATACACAAATGTCATAGCTACCTTTCATGAAAGCTTTATAACCAGCTTCGCCATCCGGACAAAGTTCTGCGTTATAACCTTTTGCCTGGAGATACTCTCTCAGCAACATACCTAGATTTTCGTCATCTTCGCAAAGAAGGACATGCAATTTTTCTTCCATAGTGGTCAGTTTTTAGTTATTTGTAGTGAAATAATGAATTTAGTTCCAATGTTAACTTCGCTTTCAGCACGAATACTTCCGTTATGATCATCAACAATTTTCTTCACATAAGCCAATCCAAGCCCAAAACCTTTAACATCGTGCAAATTACCGGTATGGACACGGTAAAAACGTTCGAATATTTTTTTCAGATTTTCCTTTTTAATACCGATCCCATTGTCCATAATTGAAATATGTAACTTACCGGCATCATTCCAGGTTGCAACACTTAATTTCAGTGGATCTTCCGGCCTACTGTATTTTACAGCATTATCCAGAAGATTAAAAACCACATTGGTTATGTGCATTTCATCAGCCATTACCCGACTATGCACAGCCTGAAGTTCACATTCGATAGTCCCGCCGTATTTCTCAACCTTCAATCTGAATTTATCAACGACATCAGCAATCAGGTTATTCATATCAACCTCTTTAAATTTCAACACCACTTTCTGGCGATCAAAGAGCGACATTTGCAGAACTTTCTCAACCTGAAAACTTAAACGTTTTGTTTCATCAGTTATTACACCAGAAATATGTTGAAACATTGTCGGATTTTTGGCTACAGCTGAGTCTTTCAACATTTGCGCCGCCAACGATATCGTTGACAGTGGCGTTTTAAACTCATGGGTCATATTATTAATAAAATCATTCCGCATCTCAGACAAACGCTTCTGCCTGAATATCACAATAATGGTAAATCCAAACGTTATCAACAGGACGAAAGTAAAAATAAAAGACGGTATCATAAACCTCACGGAGTTAAAGATATAACTACGTTTAGTCGGGAAATAGACTTTCAGCAAATTCAAGGTCAACGGGGTATCATTTGGAAACAATATCTGAGTATAAACCTCATCTTCCCGTTGCATTGCAACATCTGCACTCTTATATATTACCCTCTTATTATTATCAATCACCTCATACTCAAAGAGTAAATTCAGCCCATTATTCTGAAATTCAGATTTAAGCATATCTTTGAGGTCCTTTACCTCAATACGCTCAGACAGAGGTTTTGTACCAGATTTGTACAAAATATTCAGAATCACATCATCCAAAAGAGCCTTTTCATACAAATATCGTCCTTTCAGAACCTCCTGCAATTCATTTGAAGTCTTCAGTATCGATTTCACGCCATGCTCTGAAGAAATATAAACTCTGGGAGCACTTTGTTTAGTCGAAGGATTAACACCTGGCTTTGTAAGGTTTTTCGACTTAGCCATCCGATAATCCTGATTCAGGATTTTCTGATACTGGTCTGTTAGTTCATCAAAATTATATTTATGCTCTGTTTTAGCAGTTGCGATTATATCTTCTTCCAGATAATGTTTTGTCTCTTCGTTTTCCAGATTCTTAGAGACTTGATAAAGGCTTCGCATCACAGCTTCGTTAAACTGCTCTTTTCGCATCTTTACCATCTCGTTAATGTAGTCAATCTGAAGAGCGAGGAGCGTAACGAAAGTCAATACCATTACAATGATTAAAAGCCAAATCGTAGATTTTCTCATTTCAGGGTTACATTATAATCATTGATTAGTTCTTAATCAACACAAACACGCCAACCTGTTTAATAATTAAACACATGATTGGTTAATTTGTTTAGGTCATCTTCAAAATCAGGGTCTTTTCCTATTAACATGCAACTGCAAATTTAACAGGTTGGCTGTTAATATCCAAATTTTTATTTGCGTTTTTTTGAAAGGCCACCCACCTGATTACTGTTATTTAACTTTATCGCCTCACGACAGGTAAATATTCTTAATACAAAACAAAGAGACTATGTATTAGTTTTGGAGATATTTTTAGTTAACAAGGGGGATTAATGAGAACTACTATAACTTAATCTACACACATTAGTTGCGCCATAATCGCATCAGACATAAAAAGGCCACAATCTGTGATTTTCAGACACTTACCATCATCAACCAGCCACTTTTTATCAATAAAACCACGGGCTTCATCGAGACAATAACGGTAGAGTTCATTGCCAAATTGAGTCTTCAAATCATCAAGATTTAACCCCCACATGGTACGCAGAGAGGTGATGATAAGGTCATTATATCTGGAGTAAATATTTGATTTTTCAATCTCAGGTGACCAATTCCCAGTCTCAATATTTTCAATATAATTCTTCAGATCGGCTCTGTTTGAAGACCTATTTATCCCATTATAAGAATGAGCGGATGCTCCGATACCCAGATAAGGCACTCCTTTCCAGTATGAAGAATTGTGCTTTGAAAAATATTTATCAAGAGCAAAATTGGAAATTTCGTAATGAACAAACTGATGTGCGGATAGTTTTTTCCGCAAAAGGTCGAACATATCCAGGCTTAATTGCTCATCAGCTTCTTTGACTTTTCCTGCCTTTAATTGACTATGTAGCTTTGTCCCCTTTTCATAAATCAGATGATAAGCCGAAATATGCTGAACAGGAAGTTTTATTGCCTCATTAAGATTATACGACCAGTCTGATAATGTTTGACCGGGCAATCCATACATCAAATCAATGCTGATATTTGAAAAACCCAAACGACTACAGCACCACACTGCATCCTTTGCTTGTTGAGCGGAATGACGACGGTTAATCTTTTCAAGTTCACCATCAATAAAACTCTGAATTCCAATACTAATACGATTGAATGGCAACTGGAGTAAGCCTCTGATATAATCCTCACTCAGGTCATCCGGATTGGCTTCGAGAGTAATTTCAGCCCCGGAATCAACCCGATAATATTGATTAATGACAGAAAACACCTTTTCAAAATCAGTTATCGAAAGCTGGGAAGGTGTACCTCCGCCGAAATAGATGGTCTGAATTGTGATATCCGGAAGCTCATCTTTTCGCAACTGCAACTCTTTACAAATCGCATCAACATAGCGCTCCACCCACTGTTCTTGAGTGGAAGAG containing:
- a CDS encoding DUF4337 domain-containing protein yields the protein MAEEKKEKWLNYLALSTVLIAVCATLSTFKGGGYGSKALMNQTNAANQWSYYQSKSIKSYIFENQKDNLELQRDLLAGSPNSKAISTEYQKKIDTYNEKLKQYDADKADIKAKAEAFEKERDNCQLHSSAFGIAVIFLQIAILLSSVAALIKKKILWILSIGVGVAGVLYFFNGFFLFM
- a CDS encoding ROK family protein; its protein translation is MEKPYVIGIDMGGTGTKFGIVDAKGEILGQGSIVTPDYPDINDYINALYEGVLPLVEKAGGFSKIKGIGIGAPNGNYYKSSIELAPNLPWKGNIPLGDLLKAKFNLPVAVTNDANAAAIGEMTYGAARGMKDFIIITLGTGVGSGIVIGGNVLYGHDGFAGELGHTTIRRTNGRLCGCGRKGCLETYASATGVARSAREVLENTTEDSLLRQIAADKITSKDVYDAAVQGDKVAKEIFDVTGTILGEAFADFIAFSAPEAIIIFGGLAQAGDLIFNPIKEAMENNVLPIWRNKVKVLPSELKASDAAILGAGALGWEAK
- the rplI gene encoding 50S ribosomal protein L9 gives rise to the protein MQLILKEDVTNLGYKDDIVTVKDGYGRNYLIPQGKAIIATPSAIKMLEENLRQRAHKLAKIKADMQELAAKLDGVSLTIGAKASSTGKVFGSVNNIQIAEALAKLGFEVDRKVIIIKEAVKELGSFKATLKLHKEVSVEIPFEVVAE
- a CDS encoding ABC-F family ATP-binding cassette domain-containing protein, yielding MITVSNLAIQFGKKPLFQDVDLKFTSGNCYGVIGANGAGKSTFLKLISGELDATRGTISMGPGERLSVLKQNHYEFDECTVLDTVLMGYKELWDNMKQKEELYSKADFTEEDGNLAAKLEDEFGHMGGWTAESDAANLLSGLGIKEDMHYQLMKDLSGKEKVRVLLAQALFGNPDNLLLDEPTNDLDLETVLWLENYLANFENTVIVVSHDRHFLDNVCTDIVDIDFGKIRAFSGNYTFWYESSQLAARQQANANKKAEEKRKELQEFIQRFSANVAKSKQTTSRKKMLDKLKIDEIEPSTRRYPGIIFQQERPCGDRVLTVEGLSYEVDGEVLFKNVEFNIEKGDKVVFLGKNNRATTTFFKIINGELEPTAGKFEWGVTITPAYLPMDNTEFFQKEENLVEWLSKSSSDTSESFLRGYLGRMLFSGDDLLKNAQVLSGGEKMRCMISRMMLQNPNLLILDHPTNHLDMESIQAFNNNMIAYPGQILMASHDHEFIESVCSRVIDLTPDGAIDKYMDFEEYLTDEKIHELRMSKYNS
- the rpsR gene encoding 30S ribosomal protein S18 codes for the protein MAQANSEIRYLTPPSVDVNRKKYCRFKKSGIRYIDYKDPEFLKKFLNEQGKILPRRITGTSLKFQRRIAQAVKRARHLALLPYVTDMMK
- a CDS encoding RelA/SpoT family protein, producing the protein MSSQEYISADEAREFIINYRRLLKALEGTVTSPEIDLIKTTIKEAINQGLYQRNAYGIHPLIRLIVTANILNEEIGLKKTSIISWFLYEAVVNGIYQLNDLQTNFGADSSTIIRGLSKINELYAKNPSIESENFSKLFITFSEDVRVVLIMLADRLFLLRSINHHPNDDFRRQVAYEASYLYAPLAHRLGLYRVKSEMEDLSLKYTNREIYTEIAKKLSETKRSRDTYIYNFIEPVKTKLEAAGLKFSIKGRTKSIHSIWNKIRKQEIAFEKIYDLFAIRIIIDTPYEKEKSDCWHAYSIVTDMYQPNPKRLRDWLSIPKSNGYESLHITVMGPEGKWVEVQIRTERMDEIAEKGLAAHWKYKGVKGESGLDEWLNNVREVLEASDASPLDVMQELKPDLYDKEIFVFTPKGDLHKLPKGATILDFAFLIHTKLGSKCVGAKVNGKNVTIKHKLASGDQVEILTAATQVPKQDWLNIVTTSKARIKIKHTLKEMASKEAEYGKELLQRRFKNRKIEIDESILMKLIKKNGFKQATDFFADLATEKLDINKILEQYLSLEVKEKEPSSEGRTATGFVAPAPTPEHTHKKDDELVIDQNLRGVEYKLAKCCNPIYGDEIFGFISTLGGIKIHRTSCANAPQMISRFGYRIVKAKWTGKSDSQYAITLHVLGNDDIGIVTNITSVISKEKNVILRSISIDSHDGLFSGNITISIGDTGQLEALIKKIRTIKGVKKVERGSQI
- a CDS encoding ammonium transporter; translation: MSEKSIWKYRLPFLILIVVALASLIPVEYANTIDPKHPIDHADTAWILIASALVLLMTPGLAFFYGGMVRYKNLVSTLLQSFFALGLVSVLWVVVGFSLAFGDSFHGLIGNPFTFAFFRNVGIAPNPAFAATIPFALFAMFQLKFAIITPALFTGGVAERVRFSSLMLFVCLFSILIYAPLAHWTWHPDGFLRKWGVLDFAGGTVVHISAGFAALSGAIFLGRRKGKIMHNQPTNIPYIMLGTGLLWFGWFGFNAGSALAADGLATSAFVNTNLASATAMLTWILADGALGHKRSAVGAAVGAVVGLVAITPAAGFVTVGQSIFIGFIASMVSYVAVKLKSKTNIDDTLDVFPCHGIGGIVGMILTGVFAKGVGLIYGDSTVFVHHLLALVIVSIFTFGGSYLLYLITDKILPMRVTEEQEEKGLDLTQHGEEATDMRSY